The Ochrobactrum sp. BTU1 DNA segment GCCGGACAACCATAATAGCGCACCCGTCCAGCAATGCCTTTTTCGGCCAGGTAATTCTTGAGCGCAATTGCAGCGAGCATCGCACCTGATCCAAGGAGATTATGCCCACAACCGTGGCCATTTCCGCCCTCGTGCAATGGTTTGTGCTCGGCCTGACCCGCCTCTTGGCTCAGACCTGGGAGCGCATCAAACTCGCCTAAAAATGCAATAACAGGTCCGCCCTCTCCCGCCTCACCAATAACAGAGGTTGGGATATCCGCTATCGCTTCAGTGACGCGGAAGCCGTGATGCAAGAGTTCAGCCTTATGTTCAGCGACTGAGCGAAACTCTGTATAACAAACTTCAGGCATGCCCCAAACGCGATCGCTGAGCTCAATAAGCCGTTCTTTTTCAGCATCGACTTTTTGCCAGAGGTCTTTTCGATTATTTGCATTCATAGCATTTTCCAATTTCTGCTTTTAGAGCTGTGCCGCATCATCAAACACAAGTTCGGAGGCCGGGGGAATCCTGTTTTCAAACCAGAACGCGGCAGCTGCACGAGACATAGCAGCGCCGTCATGGCCAACACCTTCTATGTCTATCAGCTTCCATTCGAAAGGTAGACCACGCTTTCTTGCCTGTTCCAGCGCATAGGCATAGAAAAAATGTGCGCGCTTAAAACGTGATGGGCCTTGTGCCAGCGCTTCGGGCTGAGAAGGAAGGTTCGGATCGTCTTCGGCGATATCCTGATCGCCCGCAAATATGTGCATTGGATAGGCGAACCAGCGGGCAAGCTGTTCCTCAGACAAACCAATGGCTCCCATGCCTTCTGGAAAGCGCCGCTCCATATCCGGCAAGGTATACCAGCCCGGATTTGCAGCTATGACAGCACAGAAAGGATAAGTTGGCTGTGTGGCGAGCAGCCGATGCGCAAATTGCCCACCGGCCGAATGCCCATAAAGGTAGGGACGTTCTTGGGTAGTGACCCCGGACGCCTTCAAGGCAGCAAACACGCGCGCGGGAACCCCGTATAGCCATTCTTGAGGCTCACGAACATTTCCCGACTGATCTAATACGAGACCGTTATTATAACTTTCAGCCATCGGGAATGCGGCATCAGAGAAGGTTGGTGCAGCAATTAACAGCCCGTGTTTTTCAGCTGCTGGTATCCAGAAATCCCGATACTCATCACCGTTACGCAGCATTCCATGCTGTACAATCACCACAGGACTGTTCGGCTTATGGTGCGCTGGTCGGTAGAAGTTTACCTCCAAAGGGCGGTCAGGGTGAAACCCGTCGAGGAAAGGCAATACACTTGCCCCGGTTACTGGATTAAGCGACGAGGTAATCATTGATACTCCAGATTGTGCAAATGGCACGCCACACTCTGACAAGAGGCGATTTCTTTCAACTCGGGACGATGATCACGGCACACAGCCATGGCTTGTGGACATCGAGGATGGAACGGACAGCCCTTTGGTGGCGCCAGCGGCGAAGGCAGATCCCCCTTCAACGGTTCGAAATTGCGCTTGCGGCGTTTGACGGAGGGGCTCGCATTCAGCAACGCAGCGCTATAGGGATGGGCCGGATTTGCAAATATATCGGCCGCTGCGCCGATCTCGACAATACGGCCCAGATACATGATCGCAATGCGATCACTTATATGCCGAACCACCCCAAGATCGTGACTGACAAACAGGTATGTCAATCCGTATCGCTCCTTCAAATCCATGAAGAGATTGATGACCTGGGCCTGGATGGATACGTCAAGGGCTGAGACCGGTTCGTCGCAAACCAGAAAATCCGGCTTAACGGCTAGTGCGCGCGCTATGCCGATACGCTGACGTTGCCCTCCGGAAAACTGATGGGGATAGCGGTCACGATAAGCGACATCTAGACCTACTTCCTCCAAAGCGCGATCAACGATGCCTGAGATTTGGCTTTTCGGCGCTAGCTTGTGAACCTTCAGTGCTTCGGCAACAATATCGTGAACCTTCATTCTAGGATCAAGTGAAGCGAAAGGATCCTGAAAAATCATCTGTACTTTAAGCAGGAAATCCAGCTTTTCGCGGTTGCGCAAGTCGCGGACGTTTCTATGCTTGTAGAGAACATCTCCGGCCGTTGGTTTATGAATGCCGGTCGCCATGCGTGCCAATGTGGATTTACCACAGCCCGATTCCCCAACCAGACCAAGAACCTCGCCTTGCCTCACACTGAGATCAACACCGTCGACGGCGCGCAGGAGCCGATTGGGTTGCTTTTTTCCAGCAAGGCTGAGGATCTTTTCAGCCGTTGTCGCTCTGGATTCAAAATATTTGCTGACGCTTTTCATCTCGAACAAAATATCGTTCACGAGATCACCTCCAGCGCTGCAACCGGATTATGGCATCGAAAGCTATGATCACCCAATTTCTGTTTTTCCGGATAAGTCGTTACGCAAATCTCGATTGCCCGCTCACACCGCGTTCGGAATGGGCATCCGGACGGGCGCGCATCAATGCGGGGAGCATTTCCGTTGATTTGATGAAGACGTTCGCCTGGCTGAACCATCCCGGTCGAAGAACGAAGCAGACCAAGCGTGTAAGGATGCATCGGTTTATCGAGCACATCATCCACCAACCCGCTTTCAACAATCTGTCCGGCGTACATGACCGCGACCCGATCAGCCAATTCTGCAACAACGGCCAGGTCGTGTGTAATCCACAAAACAGCGGTTCCAGTTTGACGCACAAGCTTTTGTACTTCGTAAAGGATCTGGCTCTGTATAGTAACGTCCAACGCGGTTGTCGGCTCATCAGCGATGATAAGATCAGGACTATTGAGCAACGCGATCGCAATAGCCACGCGCTGACGCATTCCTCCTGAAAACTCGTGCGGATATTGTTTAAGCCGTGCTTCAGGCGATGAAATCCCAACTCTTGTTAGGGCATCGATGGCTTCTCTGCGCGCGTCTTCACGGCTAGAGTTGCGATGCTCAAAAATTGCCTCAAGCATCTGCTCCCCGATTGTTAAAACCGGGTTGAGGGTGGAAAGCGGATCCTGAAAGATCATGGCAATGCGGTCGCCACGCAGTGAACGCAACTCTTCGTCGGAAGCTGCGCAGAGATCAGCGCCATTGAAAAGTATCTTGCCTTCTACAATCTCTCCAGGTGCATCAATCAGTTGAACGATGGAAAAGCCTGTGACCGATTTTCCAGACCCGGATTCGCCTACCAGACAAAGGATTTCGCCGCGCTCGACGGTGAGATCAACACCGTCTACCGCTGACCAAGCGCCGCCAAGCAAGTGAAAGACTGTCCGCAGTCCCTGGATATCTAAAAGTGCCGTCATGTGTTGGCCCTCACATTGAAGCTGCGGCGAACGCGATCCCCGATGAAGTTTAGCGAAATGATCAACAGAACGAGGGCAATCCCAGGAAACACGGCAATCCAATATTCGCCAGAGAGCAAATATTCGAAGCCATTGGCGATCAAGAGTCCAAGCGAGGGTTGGGTGACAGGGACCCCAACGCCGAGAAAAGACAGGGTGGCTTCGAGGGTTATGGCGCCTGCAATGCTGATCGTGGACATGACAAGCACGGAACCGACCGAATTGGGAAGCAAATGCGCGAGCATGATATGGCGCGTTGGAAGGCCGAAATTGACGGCGGCCTCTATATATTCCTTGCGCCTTTCTACCATGGCGGAGGCGCGCATCAGACGGGCATATTGCGCCCACTGAACAACGATAATGGCGAAAATCACCTTATCTACTCCGCGACCAACGGAGGCTAGAAGCACAAGAGCGACAAGGATCGATGGGAACCCGAGCATGAAGTCGACCAGACGCATGATGATTGTGTCGACGAAACCACCAATCTGGGCTGCAAACAATCCTGCCGTCACGCCGATAATCATTGCGCCTAGCGTAGACAAGAGGCCAACCAGCAAGCTTGTACGAAG contains these protein-coding regions:
- a CDS encoding ABC transporter permease — protein: MTKPTIPQFANTPLRKKVLKRIRSKPTMRGAAILLGCLVVLAILAPFIAPQDPYDLSSLSVMDNRLPPGSSSMAGMNYWLGTDAQGRDMVSAILYGLRTSLLVGLLSTLGAMIIGVTAGLFAAQIGGFVDTIIMRLVDFMLGFPSILVALVLLASVGRGVDKVIFAIIVVQWAQYARLMRASAMVERRKEYIEAAVNFGLPTRHIMLAHLLPNSVGSVLVMSTISIAGAITLEATLSFLGVGVPVTQPSLGLLIANGFEYLLSGEYWIAVFPGIALVLLIISLNFIGDRVRRSFNVRANT
- a CDS encoding ABC transporter ATP-binding protein, producing MKSVSKYFESRATTAEKILSLAGKKQPNRLLRAVDGVDLSVRQGEVLGLVGESGCGKSTLARMATGIHKPTAGDVLYKHRNVRDLRNREKLDFLLKVQMIFQDPFASLDPRMKVHDIVAEALKVHKLAPKSQISGIVDRALEEVGLDVAYRDRYPHQFSGGQRQRIGIARALAVKPDFLVCDEPVSALDVSIQAQVINLFMDLKERYGLTYLFVSHDLGVVRHISDRIAIMYLGRIVEIGAAADIFANPAHPYSAALLNASPSVKRRKRNFEPLKGDLPSPLAPPKGCPFHPRCPQAMAVCRDHRPELKEIASCQSVACHLHNLEYQ
- a CDS encoding ABC transporter ATP-binding protein, producing MTALLDIQGLRTVFHLLGGAWSAVDGVDLTVERGEILCLVGESGSGKSVTGFSIVQLIDAPGEIVEGKILFNGADLCAASDEELRSLRGDRIAMIFQDPLSTLNPVLTIGEQMLEAIFEHRNSSREDARREAIDALTRVGISSPEARLKQYPHEFSGGMRQRVAIAIALLNSPDLIIADEPTTALDVTIQSQILYEVQKLVRQTGTAVLWITHDLAVVAELADRVAVMYAGQIVESGLVDDVLDKPMHPYTLGLLRSSTGMVQPGERLHQINGNAPRIDARPSGCPFRTRCERAIEICVTTYPEKQKLGDHSFRCHNPVAALEVIS
- a CDS encoding alpha/beta hydrolase, which produces MPFLDGFHPDRPLEVNFYRPAHHKPNSPVVIVQHGMLRNGDEYRDFWIPAAEKHGLLIAAPTFSDAAFPMAESYNNGLVLDQSGNVREPQEWLYGVPARVFAALKASGVTTQERPYLYGHSAGGQFAHRLLATQPTYPFCAVIAANPGWYTLPDMERRFPEGMGAIGLSEEQLARWFAYPMHIFAGDQDIAEDDPNLPSQPEALAQGPSRFKRAHFFYAYALEQARKRGLPFEWKLIDIEGVGHDGAAMSRAAAAFWFENRIPPASELVFDDAAQL